The genomic stretch CCCGCCGCCGGGCCCGGGTTGGGCGGACCGGCCGCGGTGGTACGGGTGGGCGGGCTGCCGTGGGGCCTCCAACCGGGGTCGCTGCGCGCCCGGGTGGTCTCCGGCTCGGCCGGGCTGCGGGTCGCCGACGTGCGGGCCGAGGCCGCCGCCGTACTGCGCCGGGACGAGGAACTACCGGGCCTGCGGCTCGACATGGAGGACGCCGAGGACCGGCTGGCCCGGTTGCGGGACCGCGCGGAACGGCTCGCCGCGGAGGTCGCCGAGGTCGCCGCCCTGCGGGCCGAACCCCCGCAGCCGCGCCGCGGCGACCCGCCCCGCTGGGCGCCGGTGGAGTCGATCCTCGCCCTCGCCGGGTTCGTCGACGCCCGGCTCGCGGTCCTGCACGCGGCCCAGCGCAGCACCGACGAGGAGCTGGAGAAGGCCGAGTACGAGGCCGACGTGCTGCGCCACCGCCTCGGTGCCGCCTCCACTGCCGACTCCGGCGCCCGCGTGCTGCCGACCCTGACCGCCGTCCTCACTCTCGTCCGCGACGAGCCGCCCGCAGCGGACGGCCCCGACGGCCCCGACGGCCCCGCAGACCCCGGCAACGGCCCCGACGGCTCCTCCGACGGCGCGGCGGTCTCCGCGACGGCTTCCGCCGCCGAGGCGCGGGTCGAGGTGGAGTACCAGGTGGCCGATGCCGGCTGGGCGCCCGTCTACCAGCTGCGGCTGGACGGCGCGGGCGGCACCGGCACCCTCGCCATGCGGGCCTGCGTGGCCCAGCGCGCAGGCGAGGACTGGACGTCCGTCCGGCTCGGCCTGTCCACCGCGGACCTGCTCCGCCGAAGCGACCTGCCGGAGCTGCGGTCCCTGCGCATCGGCCGGGCCCAGCCCCCGCCGCCCGGCACCGGCTGGCGGCAGCCGCCGGCAGGACTGGCCGAGCTGTTCGCCGACTACGACGCCGCCCCCCGGCCGCAGCCCGCCCCGCTGCCGGCCCGCTGCCGTTGCCCGCGCCCGCCGTCCCGGCGCTGCCCGCGCCCTCCGGTGGCCCGCTCCCGCCGCCCGTCCCCACCTCCGGGGTCCTCGCCGAGGCGGCGCCGCAGATCGGCGGCGGCTGGGCGCCGGCCCCCGGCCAGCGGTCCGCCGAGGTCCCGGGCGGCGCCTTCGTCGCCCGGTCGCGCGCCGGCGCCGCCCACCCCCGGTCCGCTCCGGCTCCCGGCGCCGCACCTGTCGGTCCCGGCTCCTACGGCGCGGCCGAGGCAGGCTCCCCCGACGCCCCTGGCCCTGCCGGCCCCGCCATCGCCACGCCGCCCCGGCCCGCCGAAGCCCTGCTGGACTACGCGGCGCTCTCGCTGGCCGGTCCCGACGACGCGGCCCGCGGCACGCTGCGCCCCGGCCCGGGGCAGTCCGGCCCGGGGGAGTCCCGCCCGGGGGAGTCCCGCCCGGGCGGTGCCGGCCGGCGGAAGGAACCCTGGCCCGGCAGACCCGCGCACACCGCCGATGTGCGGACCGCCGCCGGCTCCTTCGACTACCGCTTCGACGCCGCCGCCCCCGTGGACATCGCCTCCGACGGCCGGTGGCACACCGTCCCGGTCGGCGAGGCCGACGTGCGCACCGAGTCCGGCCACGTCTGCGTGCCGGCCCTGGACACCGCCGTCTACGCCACCGTGGACCTCACCAACACCTCCCCGCACGCGCTGCTGGCCGGGCCCGTCGACGTCCTCGTGGACGGCCGGTTCGTGCTCACCGCGCCGCTGCCGACCCTCGCCCCCGGCCAGCGCGAGTCGGTCGGCCTGGGCGTCGCCGAGAGCGTCCAGGCGGTACGGCGCGCCCGGGTCCACGAGTCCACGGCCGGGCTGCGCGGCGGCACCACCGTGCTGGACCACCGGGTGGAGGTCGAGCTCGCCAACCGGCTGCCGTACCCGGTGGTGGTCGAGGTGCGCGAGCGGGTGCCGGTCTCCACCGACAAGGACGTCCGGATCGAGCCGCACCGCGCCGAACCCGCGTGGGAGCAGCCGTCCGAACAGCTGCTCGGCCCCGACGGCACGCCGGTGCTGGGCGCCCGCGTCTGGCGGGTCCCGCTCGAACCCGGCCGTACCGCCGTCCTCAAGGGCGGCTACGAGCTGCGTGTTCCGGCCGCCAAGCAGGTCGACGGCGGCAACCGCAGGACCTGAGGCCCTGCCGTGCCCCGGGCGCCCCGGACCCGTCCGGTACGAACTGCGCGGGCCGGACCGTACGGCGGCGGACGACACACCAGCGCGACGCAGAGGAAGACGAGGAGCAGACGTGATCGCCGACCCGGCCGTGCCCGACACCGTGCCCGCCGCCGTGCCCGTGGACCCCGCCGGCCCGCCGGAACCGGCCGGCCCGGTGCCGCTGCCGCTGCCGGTCACCGCCGTCACCTGCCTGGAGGACCGGGCGCAGGTCGAGCGGACCGCCGTCGTCGAACTCTCGGTAGGCGTCCAGCGGTTGCGGCTCGGCCCGGTCACCCCGCTGGCGGTGGACCGCTCGCTGCGCGCGGAGGCGGTACTCACCGGGCCCGGACCGGCGGGAGAAGTCGGAGCCGCCGCGCAGGCGGGCGCTCACGTGGCGGGCGCTCAGGTGGCGGACGTGCGTGTGGTGGACGCGCGCGTGGTCCGCGCCTACGCACCCGTGCCGCCCGGCGAGCCCGGCCGGGACGCCTCCGTGCCGCGCCGCGAGGTCCACGCGCTGGAACGGGAACAGCGGGAGGCGCGGCAGCAGCGGCAGCGGCTGGAGAGCGCGCTGGCCGTCGTCGAGCAGGCCCGGACGGACCTCTACCGCGACATCCGGCAGGGCGCCGGCGCCGGCGACGCCGACCCCGAGCGGTGGGCCGACCGGCTGGAACGGGTCGGCGAGGCGGCCGAGGCGCGCACCGGCGAGCTGCACCGGCTGCGCCGCCGCCTGCACGACATCGCCGAGGAGCTGGCCGAGGCCCGCGAGGCGCTGGCCGCCGCCGAGAGCGAGCCGCAGGTGCTCACCGCCCACCTCGAACTCGTCGTGGAGGCCGCCGCGGCGGGCCCGGCGGAGCTGCGGGTGGCCCATCTGGTGCCGTGCGCGCTGTGGCGCCCCGCCTACCGGGCCGCGCTCGCCGCAGGAGGGGACGAGGTACGGCTGGAGACCGACGCGTTCGTGTGGCAGGCGACGGGGGAGGACTGGCACGACGTCAGGCTGGCGCTGTCCACCGCCCGGCCCACCCTGGCCGCCGGGCCGCCCGGACTGGAGGACGACGTGCTCACCCTGCGCGAACGTGCCCCCGAGGAGCGGCGCGCCATCGAGGTCGGCCTGCGCGAGGAGGAGATCGCCGCCCTCGGCGGTGACTCGCCGGAGGCCGACGGGGCGCACCCGCCGGCCCCGCCGTCCGCGTCGGAGCTGCCGGGGGTGGACGACGGCGGCACCGTGCGCACCCTGGCCGCCCCCGACCCCGTCTCCGTACCGTCGGACGGCCGCCCGCACCGGGTGGTCCTGTCGGCGTTCACCGCGCCGTGCCGCACCGAGCACACCTGCGCCCCGGAGCTGTCCCCGCTGGTGGTGGCCGCCGCCCGGTTCACCAACCAGGCCGGGCACGTGCTGCTGGCCGGCCCGGTGGACCTGGTGCGCGGCAGCGGCTGCACCGGCCGCGGCCGGCTGGCCTTCCACGGCGCCGGAGAGGAGGTGCGGCTCGCCTTCGGCAGCGAGGACACCTTCCGGGTGGTGCGCGAGGTCGAGGAGACCCGGGACACGGTGGGCCTGGCCGGTATCAACCAGCGCACCGTCGTGGAACGCGAGGTGCGGCTGTTCGTATCCCGGCTGGACGCCCCCGGCGACGGCGCCACCCGCCAGGTCGTGGTCCGCGAGCGCGTGCCGGTCTCCGAGGTGTCGGCGGTCGAGGTGCGGGTCGGCCATGGCCGGGGCCGCTCGGACGCGCCCGGCCCGGACGGTGTGGACGCCGACGGCATCGCCACCTGGACACTGGACCTCGCCCCCGGCGAGCGGCGCGAGCTCTCCCTGCGCTGCACGATCACGGCCTCGGCGGCGGTCACCGGTCTGTGAGGCCGCGGGCTGTCCGGGAGGCGCCCGTGGTCCGTCCGGAAGGCGTCCTTGGTCCGTCCGGGGAGGGCGCGGCGCGACCGGTCAGCCCCGGGGGCGGTGTACCCGGCGGTGGCTCCAGATCAGCAGGGCGATGATCACGCAGCCGGAGAGGATCAGACTCACGCCGGTGCTCCAGCCGAGGAACGGCAGCCAGGACAGCAGGCGCAGCCCCCAGACCAGCCCGGCGCCGACGAGGGCCAGTCCGGCCAGCGCCGTTCCGGTGACCCGCCACCAGGCCGACACACTCGCCGTGGCGGCCTGGAGCGCCTGCTTCCGGACCGGCTCCACCAGATGGGCGACCGCGGGAACGGCGCGGGAGAGCAGGATCAGCCCGGCCAGCACCAGCAGCAGCCCCGGCCCGGGCAGCACCAGCAGGACGACGCCGACGACGATGAGCAGGCCGCCGGCGGCGGCGAGGAGGACCCGCTTGGCCGGGTGCGGCAGGTCCTGCTGGGCGTCCTCGTGCGCGCCGGTGTCCTCCCGCGCGGCGGGACGAGCGGGGGCCGCCGAGCCGGGCGCCGACGGCTCTTCCGGCTCGGACGGTTCTCCCGGGTGCGGCTTTTCCGAGGCGGACGGCTCTCCCGGGCTCGACGGCCTTCCCGGGCTCGACGGCCTTCCCGGGGTCGACGGGTCCTCCTTGCCCGACGGGCCTCCGGGGCGCACGGCATGGGAGCCCGTGCCGGAAGCGGTCCCGGAGCCGTCCCACGGGCCGCTCGTACCGGGGGGCGGGGAGCCCGTCCGGCCGCGGTCGGCCCGGGCGTCCGGCGCGGTGCCGCCCCGTGGCGCCGGGGGTTCGCCGGGGCCCGGCCGGCGGCTTGCGTTCACCTGTCCACCGTAAGGGCGCGGGCGGCCGCGTGCCCGCGCGGCCAGGGCCGTCTCCCCGCGCCTCGGCGCGCCGCGCGCCCGGGCCGCCCGGGGCGGCGGGGTCAGCCGCGCGGCGTGGCGGGCTCGGCCGCGGCGGCCTCGCCCTCGGCCCGCGCCCGCGCCTGGGCGGCCGCCTTCTTCCGCCGTTCCTTGAGGTCCTGCCGCAGCAGCACCACCCAGCCGGCCGGCACCATCAGCGCGAACAGCCACCACTGGACCGCGTACGGCAGGTGGACGCCCTTGCCGACGATCGCCTCGTCGCTGCCGGTCTGGCTGTCGCTGTCCGGGCCGGGGACCAGTTCGGCTGAGTCCGCCTTCGTCAGCGGCGGGCGGGACGACACCAGCTCCAGGTAGCCGCCGAGCACCGGTTCGGCCAGCACCTTCGCCTGCTCGGCGCTGTTGATCAGCATGTACTGCCGGGGCGGCAGCCCGGAGACGTCGCGGATGCCGCTGAGCTTCGAGGTCTCGTCGGGCATCAGCCGGCCGGTGAGGGTGACCGCGCCCGACGGGGTCGAGGGCACCGGCGGGAAGGCCGCGTCGTCGGTCTGGCTCGGTGCCACCCAGCCCCGGTTGACCAGCACCGCCTGGTGGTCGGCGGTGACCAGCGGGGTGACGAGGAAGTAGCCGAGGTTCCCGTCGGAGTCGGTACGGCGGCGCACCACGAACTGGTGCGCGGTGTCGTACCGGCCCGTCACCGTCACCGGCCGGTACCGCTCGGACTCCGGCACCTTCGCGCCCGGCGCGGTCAGCGTCCCGATGGCGACCGGCGCGGTGTGCACGGCCCGCGAGATCCGGTGGTCCTGCCGCTTGGTCTGCTGGTAGCGGTGGAACTGCCACAGGCCGAGCCGGTACATCACGAGGACCAGCGCGACGAAGACCACCGTCAGGATGATCCAGCGGCGGGTGAGCAGAACACGAAGCACAGGTGCGACGGTACCGGTCGGCCGTCGGCGCGCTGACCCCGGGGCCCGTGCCGCCCGGCCCGGGCGGGTCAGCGCGGGCTGCGCGGGTAGCGGATGAAGAGCACGCCCTCCACCTCGCCGTGCGGGGCCTCGTACACGTGCGGGACGTCGGCGGCCCACCGCGCGTGCTCGCCCGGGCCGGCCGTCGTCCCGTCCGCGGGGGCGCCGACGCGCGCGGTACCGCGCAGGACGTAGAGGTGCTCCACGGTGCCGGGCAGGTGGGCGCTGGAGTGCTGGACGGCGCCGGCCCGGACGCGCACCCGGAACACCTCCGTGACCGCGTCCGCGCCCTCGTACCGCTCCAGCAGCACCGCGGTGACCGCGTCGCCGTCGGCGGAGGGCCCCGTCGCGCCGCCGGGCGCGTCCACGGCGGGCGAGGGGGCCGCCGGGTCGGTGAGGACGGTGCTGAGCGGCACCCCGAGCGCGGTCGTCACCGCGTACAGCGTCTCCAGCGTCGGGTTGCGCTGCCCGGCCTCCAGCTCCGACAGGGTCGCCTTGCCGAGCCGGGAGCGGCGGGCCAGCTCCGACAGTGACAGCCGGCGCTCCTCGCGCAGCGTCCTCAGCCGCTGGCCGACCTGCTCGTTGAGCCGCATCGCCGACACTCCGCCCTCTCCGCCGCTCCGGGCGGCGAGCCCGTCTTCGGCGCCTCCCGTTGACGGACGCCCGGCGCCCACCCTACCGTTCCGTATGCGGAACGTTCGGTTTGCGGAACGACGCCGCCCGCCTGTTCGCGCTCACGACCCGGCATCGGCGGCAGGCGCGCCCAGCAGGCCCACGGGCAGGTACACGCGCCTGCGGGGCCTTGTCCATCCGCCGTCCTGCCGCCGTCCTGGCGATCCGCTGCCCTGTACCCCCTACCTCCCCGCCCATCCGCGATTCACCGGGACGAGTGATGAGACCCGCCGTGCTGCTCCGCTCCGCCGCTCCGCTCTCCGCCGTCACCGCCGGGCTCGTCACCGTCCTGGTCGGCGTCACCAGCTCGGCCGCCGTGGTGCTCACCGCGGCTCGCGCGGCCGGCGCCGACCAGGCCGAACTGGCCTCCTGGATGTGCGCCCTCGGCGTCGGCGTCGGGGCCACCGGCATCGGCCTTTCGCTGCGCTACCGAGCCCCGGTGGTGACGGCCTGGTCCACACCGGGCGCCGCGCTCCTGGCCACCGGGCTGGCCGGGGTGCCGATGGGCAAGGCGGTCGGCGCGTTCCTCGTCTCGGCGGTGCTGATCCTGCTGAGCGGGGTCACCGGCTGGTTCGCGCGGGCCATGGCGTCGATACCGGTGTCGCTGGCGTCGGCGCTGCTCGCCGGGGTGCTGCTGGAGTTCGGCACCGGCCTCTTCCGGGAGATGCACGGCGGCTTCGCCGTCACCTTCCCGGTCTTCGCCGCGTACCTCCTCGCCCGGCGGCTGCTGCCCCGCTACGCCGTCCTGGCCGGGCTGCTCGCCGGGATCGTCGCGGCGGCGCTGGCCGGGAGGTTCGACGCCGTGAGCGTCAGCCTGACGCCGGCCGCGCCGGTGTGGACGACGCCGCGGTTCGACCCGCGGATCGCGCTCGGCGTGGGCGTACCGCTGTTCGTGGTGACCATGGCCTCGCAGAACCTGCCGGGTGTCGCCGTGCTGCGCGGCAACGGGTACGACCTGCCGGTCTCGCCGCTGGTCGGCTGGACCGGTGCGGCCAACGCGGTGCTGGCGCCGTTCGGGGCGTTCGGGCTGAACCTCGCCGCGATCACCGCGGCGATCTGCGCCGGCGAGGACGCCCACCCCGACCGGGGCCGCCGCTACGTCGCGGCCGTCTGGGCCGGGTGCGGCTACCTGGTCTGCCTGGGCCTGTTCGGCGGGACACTCGGGACGCTGCTGACGGCCATGCCGCAGGAGCTGGTGCTGGGGGTGGCGGGCGTCGGCCTGCTCAGCACGATCGGGGGCGCCCTGCACAGCGCCCTCGCCGACGACGGCGGCCGGGAGGCGGCCGTCGTCGCCTTCCTCGCCACCGCCTCGGGGGTGACGCTGCTCGGCGTCGGCTCGGCGTTCTGGGGGCTGGCCGCGGGGGCGCTCACCCTGCTGGCGACCCGGGCCCGGCCGGGATGGCCGCGCGGCCGGCGCGGCGCGGGAGGCCATCCCGGTGCGGGAGGTGCGGGAGGCGCGCCGGGGGAAGGTGCGGAGGCGGCCCGGGCGGTGGACGCGGCCGCGCGGCAGCCGCCGACCGAACCGGAGAACCGGGTGCGGTAGTCGCCGGACTGCCGGCCCCGGAAGGATCCGGGGCCGGCGGCGGTGCGGCCGCGGCGGGCGCGGACGCGGTGGGTCACCGTGGCACCGCGCTGTGGCGTGCCGTGGCGCCACGGGGCCGTGGTGCCGTGGTGGTGTGGCGTGTCAGACGT from Actinacidiphila yeochonensis CN732 encodes the following:
- a CDS encoding benzoate/H(+) symporter BenE family transporter, whose product is MRPAVLLRSAAPLSAVTAGLVTVLVGVTSSAAVVLTAARAAGADQAELASWMCALGVGVGATGIGLSLRYRAPVVTAWSTPGAALLATGLAGVPMGKAVGAFLVSAVLILLSGVTGWFARAMASIPVSLASALLAGVLLEFGTGLFREMHGGFAVTFPVFAAYLLARRLLPRYAVLAGLLAGIVAAALAGRFDAVSVSLTPAAPVWTTPRFDPRIALGVGVPLFVVTMASQNLPGVAVLRGNGYDLPVSPLVGWTGAANAVLAPFGAFGLNLAAITAAICAGEDAHPDRGRRYVAAVWAGCGYLVCLGLFGGTLGTLLTAMPQELVLGVAGVGLLSTIGGALHSALADDGGREAAVVAFLATASGVTLLGVGSAFWGLAAGALTLLATRARPGWPRGRRGAGGHPGAGGAGGAPGEGAEAARAVDAAARQPPTEPENRVR
- a CDS encoding PGPGW domain-containing protein, which translates into the protein MNASRRPGPGEPPAPRGGTAPDARADRGRTGSPPPGTSGPWDGSGTASGTGSHAVRPGGPSGKEDPSTPGRPSSPGRPSSPGEPSASEKPHPGEPSEPEEPSAPGSAAPARPAAREDTGAHEDAQQDLPHPAKRVLLAAAGGLLIVVGVVLLVLPGPGLLLVLAGLILLSRAVPAVAHLVEPVRKQALQAATASVSAWWRVTGTALAGLALVGAGLVWGLRLLSWLPFLGWSTGVSLILSGCVIIALLIWSHRRVHRPRG
- a CDS encoding DUF4139 domain-containing protein; this encodes MIADPAVPDTVPAAVPVDPAGPPEPAGPVPLPLPVTAVTCLEDRAQVERTAVVELSVGVQRLRLGPVTPLAVDRSLRAEAVLTGPGPAGEVGAAAQAGAHVAGAQVADVRVVDARVVRAYAPVPPGEPGRDASVPRREVHALEREQREARQQRQRLESALAVVEQARTDLYRDIRQGAGAGDADPERWADRLERVGEAAEARTGELHRLRRRLHDIAEELAEAREALAAAESEPQVLTAHLELVVEAAAAGPAELRVAHLVPCALWRPAYRAALAAGGDEVRLETDAFVWQATGEDWHDVRLALSTARPTLAAGPPGLEDDVLTLRERAPEERRAIEVGLREEEIAALGGDSPEADGAHPPAPPSASELPGVDDGGTVRTLAAPDPVSVPSDGRPHRVVLSAFTAPCRTEHTCAPELSPLVVAAARFTNQAGHVLLAGPVDLVRGSGCTGRGRLAFHGAGEEVRLAFGSEDTFRVVREVEETRDTVGLAGINQRTVVEREVRLFVSRLDAPGDGATRQVVVRERVPVSEVSAVEVRVGHGRGRSDAPGPDGVDADGIATWTLDLAPGERRELSLRCTITASAAVTGL
- a CDS encoding DUF4139 domain-containing protein, which gives rise to MPAPAVPALPAPSGGPLPPPVPTSGVLAEAAPQIGGGWAPAPGQRSAEVPGGAFVARSRAGAAHPRSAPAPGAAPVGPGSYGAAEAGSPDAPGPAGPAIATPPRPAEALLDYAALSLAGPDDAARGTLRPGPGQSGPGESRPGESRPGGAGRRKEPWPGRPAHTADVRTAAGSFDYRFDAAAPVDIASDGRWHTVPVGEADVRTESGHVCVPALDTAVYATVDLTNTSPHALLAGPVDVLVDGRFVLTAPLPTLAPGQRESVGLGVAESVQAVRRARVHESTAGLRGGTTVLDHRVEVELANRLPYPVVVEVRERVPVSTDKDVRIEPHRAEPAWEQPSEQLLGPDGTPVLGARVWRVPLEPGRTAVLKGGYELRVPAAKQVDGGNRRT
- a CDS encoding helix-turn-helix domain-containing protein, which codes for MRLNEQVGQRLRTLREERRLSLSELARRSRLGKATLSELEAGQRNPTLETLYAVTTALGVPLSTVLTDPAAPSPAVDAPGGATGPSADGDAVTAVLLERYEGADAVTEVFRVRVRAGAVQHSSAHLPGTVEHLYVLRGTARVGAPADGTTAGPGEHARWAADVPHVYEAPHGEVEGVLFIRYPRSPR
- a CDS encoding SURF1 family cytochrome oxidase biogenesis protein, with translation MLRVLLTRRWIILTVVFVALVLVMYRLGLWQFHRYQQTKRQDHRISRAVHTAPVAIGTLTAPGAKVPESERYRPVTVTGRYDTAHQFVVRRRTDSDGNLGYFLVTPLVTADHQAVLVNRGWVAPSQTDDAAFPPVPSTPSGAVTLTGRLMPDETSKLSGIRDVSGLPPRQYMLINSAEQAKVLAEPVLGGYLELVSSRPPLTKADSAELVPGPDSDSQTGSDEAIVGKGVHLPYAVQWWLFALMVPAGWVVLLRQDLKERRKKAAAQARARAEGEAAAAEPATPRG